Below is a genomic region from Paludicola sp. MB14-C6.
ATAAAACATACTCTACCGCTAATATCTGTAAAACTTAATTTAACAGATAACGTACCCTCTGATCTTGCTGAACCATCTGAACTTATTTCCACATCGCCACGCTCTACTTTAGTAGTTGAGTATTTAATAGAGCTTTGTTTTACAAGAGGTGGCTTGAGGGCTGCTTCCTCCACAGGAAAGAGGGCAGAGCAACTAATTAAGTTAGTTGACATAAGGGCAATAGTGATACCGATTACAGTATTCTTAAGAAAATTTCGTTTCATAAGGATAACCACCTTTCTTTAATTTGTTAATATAACTTTAATTTCCTATTTTAATACGTAAGCTTGTATTTTGCTTTCCACATCCTTAATACATTCTTCGTAGGATTTTGTTCCTTTGAAGTATGGCTGCATTGCATTACTGATAATTTCAAGATAATCTAATGTGATGCCTGATGCATCTGTTTGAGAAATCAAACTTATAAGTTCATTAATAAATTCAGTTCGACTATCCTTTTTATTTTCTTTACCAAAAAGTAAATCTTTTGATAGTAATTGATTCTTTAAGTATTTGCATATAGCTTCGTTTGAAATAGGATAGTAGTAAAGTTGACCTTCGAATTCCGGACAAATTTGGATTTCGTTGCTTAATAAAACTTTAATAAAGTTATAAGCATTTGTTTTGTTTTTGCTTTTATTGCTGATACCAACTCCATAATTCCAAAAAGCTTGAATGGATTCATTGTTTTTTCTCCAAGGTGCAACAATTGGTTTGCTTCCTGTTTCTACAATTTTGTAAGTGTTTAATAAATCGTTAAGCCCATTGTTAATTTCTCCAATATACAATCTTTTGCTATTGAGATTTTCCGGAAATAAAGTATAAAGATTATTATATTTTTCGGTGTCCATCGTTTCAAAAGAGAAAAATGATGTTTTATATTGTTCAAATGCTTTTTTAGTTTCATCGTTGACTAGACAATTGTGTAATTGTTCGGCATTACAACAATCTATATCAGAAATCCATGGGAAGAACTTAGGAAAGCTAATATATCCCGTAAGTTGTGCCTGTGATGAAGTGCCTTTTGCAATAATACTACTAATTAACTCCGCAATACTCGTATAATCCTTGCATTCGGTTAGTTTAAATTGTTGTTCTTTTTGAATTTGTTCAGTTGTCATCAAAACTGACATAAAATATCCAAGAGGCATGAAATATTGTTTTTGATTGAGTTGTGAGCTATAAATTACGGATGAGTTGAGTTGATCCATGTTAGGGATAGGGTCGTTATTCATCAAATCCGTTAAGTCAAATAATAACTCCTTGTCTATCAGCTTTTTTATATCAATATTATTACGAAAGAACACAACATCTGTACCTGAAGAACTATCTAAAAGATTGTCTAGATTGTTTCTATAATCGTTATAAATTTCGTAATTTGGTTTACTTCCAGTTTCAGGGCGATTTACATTTACCAAAACATTCGGATATAGCTTTTTATATTTAGCAACAGCTGTTTTTAATTGATCATTATAATCTTTATATTCAGGATAATAATAAGCTATCTTCAACTCTCCGGTAGCATTAGGATCACCAACTAATTCGGTTGAGTTTTCGTATTCTGTTGTTAATTCAACCTTTGATACTGTATTTGTTTTTTTATCCTTATTGCATCCCGTAAAAACGGACATGACAAGGATAATCGCCATTAGTATAGAAAGACTCTTTTTCATATAACATAGCCTCCAATAATTTATCCGAACACGTAAGCTTGTATTTTACTTTCCGCATCCTTCACACATTCTTCATAGGATTTTTGATCTTCATAGAATGGTAACATTGATTTGGCAAATAGACTGCAAATTTTCAAATCATTATCAACACCATCAACCTGATTTGTTAAATCAATAAAATCATTAATAAATTTAATTGCATCTGATTCTGTTTTCTGCCTGTTTGTTGATATTGATAAAGCTTCTTCTGACAAAAGTTTCTTTTTTAAATATTCTTTGAGCGCATAGCTAGAAATGGGTATAAACTGTTTATATGATCCGCCAAATTCAGATAACAGTTGGATATCTTTGCTTAACATAACCTTGATAAAGAAATAAGCATTTTGTTTATTCTTACTGCTATTACTAACCATGATATTATCATAGGCTAATCGTGCTTGTATGTTTCCATTTGCGTTTCTCCATGGAAATATCACTGCTTCATCGGTAGTATTTATAGATTGATATGAGTTTATCGGATCTTGAAGCCCATCACGTAATTGAACAATAACAGTTTTCTTTTGCTTGAGCTTATCAATCCATTCTTCATCATAATTATCAAACATACAATAGTCACTTAATTTAGATAGTTTTTTTTCACATTCTTTGTTTTTCATAGAACTTAAAGAAACGGTTTTACTATCGTAGTCTATAAAATTTAATCCAATACTCACAGGGAAAATGTTCCAAGATAATCGCGATAATGGCTTTTCATCTGTTGAAGCATTATTTGCCAATTCGTATAATGCATCTGTTGTTGAATAAAAATCAGTACATTGATTAACATCAAATTTATGCTCTTTTAAAATAGTTTTTGTTGATATCAATAATGGCATTGAATAACCAAGTGGAATAATGAATTTTTTTCCATCATGGTCATTGCAATTTAAAACTGCTTGATTATATTCTTCTGACTGAAACGTAGAATCTTTTTCAAAATAACTGCTCATATCGGCTATTAAGTTGTTTTTTATAGCATCGAAAGCTTCTATATTTCGATAATTTATAAATAAATCGGGACTAGTTCCGTCTTGAACAGATTTCCATAATTTATTTTGATATGTTTTATATTCTGTTTCATAAGAAACTCGGTCAATATTTAAAATCACTTTTGGGTAAAGTTTTTTGAATTTTTCAACTGCCATACAAAACATATCAAGATTTTTTTCACTTGGCTCTGTACCATATACTCCAACCGTCAACTCTCCGGTAGCATTAGGATCACCAACTAATTCGGTTGAATTTTCGTATTCCGATGTTAATTCAACCTTTGAAGTAGTATTCGCTTTTTTATCCTTATTGCATCCCGTAAAAAGGGACATGACAAGGATAATCGCCACTAGTATAGAAAGACTCTTTTTCATATAACATAGCCTCCAATAATTTATCCAAATACATAAGCTTGTATTTTACTTTCCGCATCCTTCACACATTCTTCATAGGATTTTGTGCCTTTGTAAAATGGTAACATAAATTCCTCAAATAACTCATAAATCTTAGGATCATCATTGACACCGTCAACTTGATTGACTAATTCCAAAAATTCATTGATAAACTGATTTTTGCTATTCTTTTGTTTTTCGTTTATAGTTACAGTTTCTGAAAACATCTTTTGGTTTAGTAATAATTTTAAAGCGCTATTTGAAATTGGTAGTATACTTAACGCTGATTGTTCACTAATAACTGCCTGGACTTTTGCATTTAAAAGGAACTTAATAAAAGCATAAGCTGTTTGCTTATTAGAACTTTTATTATTTACAGCAATATGTTCGACAGCTGTAGCCTGAATCTGACCTCTTACATTATGTTCTGGAAATATTACCATCTCATCATCTTTATCAAGACTTTCTTTTGCATATATAATTTCTGTTAATCCGCGAAAATTCTTATATAAAATAGTTTGTTTATTTCTAAGATAGCTAAGAGTTTTATTTGAATCTCGATCAAAACTATTATATAAATAAGTCCGTACAGTTTGGGCATATTTTTTAAATTCAGGTGAGTCAATCGTAATCTTTTGATTTTGATAATCAATAAAGTCATATCCAGATGGAGACGAACTTGGAAAGGAATATAATGGTAAGCACTCACTGTTGCTGCTATTATAATCTTTTGTTAATCTTGAGAACTCCTCTACGGTGCTGTATGGGTCATTGCAAGCATCTATATTTAAGCCGCTTTGCTTAATCATAGATTTAGTTGTAATAAATAAGGGAAAATAGTAGTTTAAAGGTATTAAGTATTGTTTTCCTTCGGGATTATTACCTTGTAGAACGACTTGATTAAATTCTTCATATGAAAAGCTGGTATCTTGTTTAAAATAATCGCTCATATCGGCTATAAGACCAGCTTGAATGGCTTTTGTTGCATTAATATCATTGGGTGTAAAAAATAAATCAATATCATTTCTCGAGCTGAGATTTGTCCAAAATTTTTTGGAATCAAAACTTGTACTATCGATTTTTAGTATTATGTTTGGATATAACTCTTGAAATAATTCAAAAACGACTTTTAAGCTATCTGCATTCGTTTTTTGTGGTGAAACAGCTATCTTCAACTCTCCAGTAGCATTCGGATTACCAACTAATTCAGTTGAGTTTTCGTATTCAGACGTTAGCTCAACCTTTGACGTTGTATTCGTTTTTTTGTCCTTATTGCATCCCGTAAATAGGGACATGACAAGGATAATCGCCACTAGTATAGAAAGACTCTTTTTCATATAACATAGCCCCCAATAATTTATCCAAATACGTAAGCTTGTATTTTACTTTCCGCATCCTTCACACATTCTTCATAGGATTTTTGATCTTCATAGAATGGTTCCATAGCATTATAATAAATCATAACAAGAGGAAGGTTGCTTTCTGATCCATCTACTTGATTTGTAAATTCAATAAATTCGTTAATAAACTTAATTGCATCTGATTCTGCTTTCTGTCTATTTGTGGATACTGATAAAGCTTCTTCTGACAAAAGTTTCTTTTTTAAATACTCTTTGAGCGCATAGTTAGAAACGGGTATAAACTGTTTATATGATCCGCCAAATTCAGATAACAGTTGGATATCTTTGCTTAACATAACCTTGATAAAGTTATAAGCATTTTGTTTATTCTTACTGCTATTACTAACCATGATATTATCATAGGCTAATCGTGCTTGTATGTTTCCATTTGCGTTTCTCCATGGAAATATCACTGCTTCATCGGTAGTATTTATAGATTGATATGAGTTTATCGGATCTTGAAGCCCATCACGTAATTGAACAATAACAGTTTTCTTTTGCTTGAGCTTATCAATCCATTCTTCATCATAATTATCAAACATACAATAGTCGCTTAATTTAGATAGTTTTTTTTCACATTCTTTGTTTTTCATAGAGTTTAAAGAAACAGTTTTATTATCGTAGTCTATAAAATTTAATCCAATACTCACAGGGAAAATGTTCCAAGATAATCGTGATAATGGCTTTTCATCTGTTGAAGCATTATTTGCCAATTCGTATAATGCATCTGTTGTAGAATAAAAATCAGTACATTGATTAACATCAAATTTATGCTCTTTTAAAATAGTTTTTGTTGATATCAATAATGGCATTGAATAACCAAGTGGAATAATGAATTTTTTTCCATCATGGTCATTGCCATTTAAAACTGCTTGATTATATTCTTCTGACTGAAACGTAGAATCTTTTTCAAAATAACTGCTCATATCGGCTATTAAGTTGTTTTTTATAGCATCGAAAGCTTCTATATTTCGATAATTTATAAATAAATCGGGACTAGTTCCGTCTTGAACAGATTTCCATAATTTATTTTGATATGTTTTATAATCTGTTTCATAAGAAACTCGGTCAATATTTATAATCACTTTTGGATAAAGTCGTTTGAATTTTTCAACTGCCATACAAAACATATCAAGTTTTTTTTCACTGGGTTCTGTACCATATACTCCAACCGTCAACTCTCCGGTAGCATTCGGATCACCAACTAATTCGGTTGAATTTTCGTATTCCGATGTTAATTCAACCTTTGACGTTGTATTCGTTTTTTTGTCCTTATTGCATCCCGTAAATAGGGATGCAATAAGGACGGTAACTAATAGAATAGAAATGAGTTTTTTCATTTTAACTACCTCGCAAAGTGTATTTAAGAAATGGTAAAAACTAATCAGCAACTGGTTCATAAGTTATAATTACAATATCATCGGACTTTTGAGTTTGCGTTGTATAAGGATTATTTTGAATATGAAAATATTGTTGCTTATTGTTAATGTTATTTATAATAGCAGATGCATCTTGTTTTTGCTGTTGTGCAGAAACAGGAGTAAATCCCACTAAACTTCCCGCAGACAAAAGAAGCGTTGTAATGATGAAACATAATATAATGCCCTTATTTTTCTTTCGGTAGACCAGTATTTTGTCTAGCCTTTTTCGAATTGTGCAGGAATTTTCGCTAAAATGAGTAGATAGTAAAATGCGCTGTTTTTGATTTAATTCAACCGTTCTTAA
It encodes:
- a CDS encoding extracellular solute-binding protein, which codes for MKKSLSILMAIILVMSVFTGCNKDKKTNTVSKVELTTEYENSTELVGDPNATGELKIAYYYPEYKDYNDQLKTAVAKYKKLYPNVLVNVNRPETGSKPNYEIYNDYRNNLDNLLDSSSGTDVVFFRNNIDIKKLIDKELLFDLTDLMNNDPIPNMDQLNSSVIYSSQLNQKQYFMPLGYFMSVLMTTEQIQKEQQFKLTECKDYTSIAELISSIIAKGTSSQAQLTGYISFPKFFPWISDIDCCNAEQLHNCLVNDETKKAFEQYKTSFFSFETMDTEKYNNLYTLFPENLNSKRLYIGEINNGLNDLLNTYKIVETGSKPIVAPWRKNNESIQAFWNYGVGISNKSKNKTNAYNFIKVLLSNEIQICPEFEGQLYYYPISNEAICKYLKNQLLSKDLLFGKENKKDSRTEFINELISLISQTDASGITLDYLEIISNAMQPYFKGTKSYEECIKDVESKIQAYVLK
- a CDS encoding ABC transporter substrate-binding protein, which gives rise to MKKSLSILVAIILVMSLFTGCNKDKKANTTSKVELTSEYENSTELVGDPNATGELTVGVYGTEPSEKNLDMFCMAVEKFKKLYPKVILNIDRVSYETEYKTYQNKLWKSVQDGTSPDLFINYRNIEAFDAIKNNLIADMSSYFEKDSTFQSEEYNQAVLNCNDHDGKKFIIPLGYSMPLLISTKTILKEHKFDVNQCTDFYSTTDALYELANNASTDEKPLSRLSWNIFPVSIGLNFIDYDSKTVSLSSMKNKECEKKLSKLSDYCMFDNYDEEWIDKLKQKKTVIVQLRDGLQDPINSYQSINTTDEAVIFPWRNANGNIQARLAYDNIMVSNSSKNKQNAYFFIKVMLSKDIQLLSEFGGSYKQFIPISSYALKEYLKKKLLSEEALSISTNRQKTESDAIKFINDFIDLTNQVDGVDNDLKICSLFAKSMLPFYEDQKSYEECVKDAESKIQAYVFG
- a CDS encoding ABC transporter substrate-binding protein; protein product: MKKSLSILVAIILVMSLFTGCNKDKKTNTTSKVELTSEYENSTELVGNPNATGELKIAVSPQKTNADSLKVVFELFQELYPNIILKIDSTSFDSKKFWTNLSSRNDIDLFFTPNDINATKAIQAGLIADMSDYFKQDTSFSYEEFNQVVLQGNNPEGKQYLIPLNYYFPLFITTKSMIKQSGLNIDACNDPYSTVEEFSRLTKDYNSSNSECLPLYSFPSSSPSGYDFIDYQNQKITIDSPEFKKYAQTVRTYLYNSFDRDSNKTLSYLRNKQTILYKNFRGLTEIIYAKESLDKDDEMVIFPEHNVRGQIQATAVEHIAVNNKSSNKQTAYAFIKFLLNAKVQAVISEQSALSILPISNSALKLLLNQKMFSETVTINEKQKNSKNQFINEFLELVNQVDGVNDDPKIYELFEEFMLPFYKGTKSYEECVKDAESKIQAYVFG
- a CDS encoding ABC transporter substrate-binding protein, with the translated sequence MKKLISILLVTVLIASLFTGCNKDKKTNTTSKVELTSEYENSTELVGDPNATGELTVGVYGTEPSEKKLDMFCMAVEKFKRLYPKVIINIDRVSYETDYKTYQNKLWKSVQDGTSPDLFINYRNIEAFDAIKNNLIADMSSYFEKDSTFQSEEYNQAVLNGNDHDGKKFIIPLGYSMPLLISTKTILKEHKFDVNQCTDFYSTTDALYELANNASTDEKPLSRLSWNIFPVSIGLNFIDYDNKTVSLNSMKNKECEKKLSKLSDYCMFDNYDEEWIDKLKQKKTVIVQLRDGLQDPINSYQSINTTDEAVIFPWRNANGNIQARLAYDNIMVSNSSKNKQNAYNFIKVMLSKDIQLLSEFGGSYKQFIPVSNYALKEYLKKKLLSEEALSVSTNRQKAESDAIKFINEFIEFTNQVDGSESNLPLVMIYYNAMEPFYEDQKSYEECVKDAESKIQAYVFG